In Stieleria varia, one genomic interval encodes:
- a CDS encoding class I SAM-dependent methyltransferase: MPASPPSESPPTEAVSGTDSGKPSPDETRFAFGENWAAFLETLDDQRIEQAVASLQSMLAVDDLSRCRFLDIGSGSGLFSLAAHRLGADVVSIDYDEQSVHCTQTLKDRYTDSSERSWLIHRGSVLDPVFMKSLGQFDVVYSWGVLHHTGEMDRAIEMASQRVAPQGLLYIAIYNDQGSASRRWLWIKRMYHRLPKSLRWMWVVAVAGVYELRFAMARLARFRNPLPLADWRAKRKDRGMSAWHDWVDWVGGMPFEVATPEHVIVPLARKGFHVVNLKTVGNGWGCNEYVLTHDTTKRREP, from the coding sequence ATGCCCGCTTCGCCCCCCTCTGAATCGCCCCCCACGGAAGCCGTTTCCGGCACCGATTCGGGCAAGCCGTCACCCGACGAAACCCGATTCGCGTTCGGCGAAAACTGGGCCGCTTTCCTGGAGACGTTGGATGATCAGCGGATCGAGCAGGCAGTCGCGTCACTCCAATCCATGCTGGCCGTCGACGATCTCAGCCGTTGCCGTTTTCTGGACATCGGCAGCGGCAGCGGACTGTTCTCGCTGGCGGCGCACCGCTTGGGCGCTGATGTGGTTTCGATCGACTACGACGAACAGTCCGTCCACTGCACGCAGACCTTGAAAGATCGATACACGGACTCCTCCGAACGCAGTTGGCTGATTCATCGTGGCAGCGTCTTGGACCCGGTGTTCATGAAGTCACTGGGCCAGTTCGATGTGGTCTACAGTTGGGGCGTTCTGCACCACACCGGCGAAATGGATCGGGCGATCGAAATGGCAAGTCAACGCGTTGCCCCGCAGGGCTTGCTGTACATCGCGATTTACAATGACCAGGGAAGTGCCAGTCGCCGCTGGTTGTGGATCAAACGGATGTACCATCGTCTGCCCAAATCACTGCGTTGGATGTGGGTGGTTGCAGTTGCCGGGGTCTATGAGTTGCGGTTCGCGATGGCGAGACTCGCACGATTTCGCAATCCGCTACCGTTGGCCGATTGGCGTGCCAAACGCAAGGACCGTGGGATGTCTGCGTGGCACGACTGGGTCGATTGGGTAGGCGGCATGCCGTTCGAAGTCGCCACGCCGGAACATGTCATCGTTCCATTGGCACGCAAAGGATTCCACGTGGTGAACCTCAAGACCGTCGGCAACGGCTGGGGTTGCAACGAGTACGTGCTGACGCATGACACGACCAAACGCCGTGAGCCGTGA
- a CDS encoding SMI1/KNR4 family protein, with protein sequence MSRSVCALTEAPPADRPTSDAGARWSQRFEDRYRCSLPEDLADWFDSPWWQTQDENDESTKRENRAIEYAWPVSMPELLSDAPGAIWPALMPCDFVPLLGNGIGDWLCLRFNAHNQVSEIVQWFHGGGDWIPWGKSLSEAILFDAVVNDLPGVQRRHAIEAESYQRGQSATDPVVQWALSHQPPAIAQVFANGMRESESIVDTLLQHGVCEVAVRCQQVVSLLHDPLSETLTSGVTKSLDISEADRTRWVFDTHQIPEPILIQLEQATGQRVLPSQNWQQVQEHCERVTQIAPHLAWAWDLLGYCHQRVHQSEAARAAYRQGIECSIFTDQSVRLRTHGHTSDGVKFSASQLSALLQDGSLVREPKASEEESLAESQYLNLLCAVPADRRRLATTEFWKQRSVEAENQGDLTAASDHAYRAGWDLGAEPITAYPELLQRVARISEAAGQHAISIASQTHRDCFRRRYRV encoded by the coding sequence GTGTCCCGTTCTGTTTGTGCCTTGACCGAAGCACCGCCAGCCGATCGCCCAACGTCCGACGCGGGGGCCAGATGGTCCCAGCGATTCGAGGACCGTTATCGTTGCTCGCTGCCAGAGGACTTGGCCGACTGGTTTGATTCCCCGTGGTGGCAAACGCAGGACGAGAACGACGAGTCGACCAAACGCGAAAACCGAGCCATCGAATACGCGTGGCCGGTCTCCATGCCCGAGTTGCTCTCCGATGCACCGGGCGCCATCTGGCCGGCATTGATGCCCTGCGATTTCGTGCCCCTGTTGGGAAACGGCATCGGAGATTGGTTGTGTTTGCGATTCAATGCCCACAATCAAGTCAGCGAGATCGTGCAATGGTTTCATGGCGGCGGCGACTGGATCCCTTGGGGAAAATCGCTCAGCGAAGCCATCTTGTTCGACGCGGTGGTTAACGACCTGCCGGGAGTGCAACGAAGGCACGCGATCGAAGCAGAGTCTTATCAGCGTGGTCAGTCGGCAACCGATCCGGTCGTGCAGTGGGCGTTGTCGCATCAGCCGCCGGCGATCGCACAGGTTTTTGCAAACGGCATGCGGGAATCCGAATCGATCGTCGACACGTTGTTGCAACACGGGGTTTGCGAAGTCGCCGTGCGATGCCAACAAGTGGTTTCGCTGTTGCACGACCCGCTCTCCGAAACACTGACATCCGGTGTCACCAAGTCATTGGACATCTCCGAGGCCGATCGTACGCGATGGGTGTTTGATACTCATCAGATACCCGAACCCATTTTGATCCAGTTGGAACAGGCGACCGGCCAGCGAGTGCTGCCGTCGCAGAATTGGCAACAGGTACAAGAGCACTGTGAACGAGTGACTCAGATCGCGCCGCACTTGGCGTGGGCTTGGGACTTGCTGGGTTATTGTCACCAACGTGTGCATCAAAGCGAAGCGGCACGGGCGGCGTATCGCCAAGGCATCGAGTGCTCCATCTTTACCGATCAATCCGTCCGGCTTCGAACTCACGGTCACACCTCCGATGGTGTCAAGTTCTCGGCGAGCCAGCTTTCGGCGCTGTTGCAGGATGGAAGTCTCGTGCGTGAGCCAAAAGCATCGGAGGAAGAATCGCTTGCCGAATCGCAATACCTGAACCTGCTGTGCGCCGTTCCCGCTGACCGCCGCCGACTGGCAACGACCGAGTTTTGGAAACAGCGATCAGTCGAAGCCGAAAACCAAGGAGACTTGACCGCTGCGAGCGATCACGCCTATCGGGCCGGCTGGGACCTGGGAGCCGAACCGATCACCGCCTATCCAGAATTGCTGCAGCGAGTTGCGAGAATCAGCGAAGCCGCAGGACAGCACGCGATCTCGATCGCGTCGCAAACCCACCGAGACTGCTTCCGCCGTCGCTACCGGGTGTAG
- a CDS encoding copper homeostasis protein CutC encodes MNQTATSYFQPEPSRYYHLRRSNRRSRDPLSTKHRNPAEFTLVAQPRYLLEVCIASVDDAVAAAAGGADRLELNVALDLGGLTPSIGLLEEVKQSVTLPVVAMVRPRGAGFRFSSGDRKVMLRDADHLLSAGADGLVAGVLHDDGTMDLEFWRQLRRVTQGRQLVFHRAIDLLENPLPAISQLIDAGTDRVLTSGGCETAWAGRDHIARLRRFAGDRIEILAGAGVSPDNAVELVQATGCRQIHGSFREIRHDDASFVAPGNYPATNKHLVAATRAALDRIASI; translated from the coding sequence ATGAATCAAACAGCAACGTCCTACTTTCAACCTGAGCCAAGTCGCTACTATCACTTGCGTCGTAGTAACAGACGGTCGCGTGACCCTCTGAGTACAAAGCATAGAAACCCAGCGGAGTTCACTTTGGTTGCCCAGCCGAGATATCTACTTGAGGTCTGCATTGCTTCGGTGGACGACGCAGTTGCGGCGGCGGCAGGCGGTGCTGATCGATTGGAATTGAACGTGGCTCTTGATCTGGGTGGGTTGACGCCCAGCATTGGACTGTTGGAGGAAGTCAAACAGTCGGTGACGTTGCCAGTTGTTGCGATGGTTCGCCCCCGTGGCGCCGGGTTCCGATTCAGCAGCGGCGATCGAAAAGTGATGTTGCGTGATGCCGATCATTTACTCAGTGCCGGTGCGGATGGACTTGTCGCTGGCGTTTTACATGACGATGGCACAATGGATCTCGAATTTTGGCGACAGCTTCGGCGTGTCACTCAGGGACGTCAACTGGTATTCCACCGCGCGATCGACCTGCTGGAAAATCCATTGCCTGCGATCTCGCAATTGATCGACGCGGGAACCGATCGAGTGCTGACGTCCGGCGGATGCGAAACTGCTTGGGCAGGACGTGATCACATCGCCCGTTTGCGCCGATTCGCGGGAGATAGAATTGAGATATTGGCAGGGGCGGGAGTGAGTCCGGACAACGCGGTGGAGCTCGTTCAAGCCACCGGATGTCGCCAGATTCATGGGTCGTTCCGAGAGATCAGGCATGACGACGCATCGTTCGTCGCACCGGGAAACTATCCCGCAACAAACAAGCATCTCGTGGCTGCCACGCGAGCAGCATTGGATCGCATCGCGTCCATTTAG
- a CDS encoding DUF4254 domain-containing protein — MSDTALPPVTELTKLQIDTVALWHQEEISNPYEGFMALVCQQHEYNYRLWHQEDIARSPTADDQQIATVKRAIDKLNQQRNDMIEKLDDAITERLTAAGVTPANDAPINTETSGSAIDRLSIMSLRLYHYAEQLEREDAGSDHVQKVQDRIALCQQQHSDLSRSLQDLIDDIFAGRKRHKTYRQMKMYNDPSLNPAIYNA; from the coding sequence ATGTCTGACACCGCGTTGCCTCCCGTCACGGAACTGACAAAACTGCAAATCGATACGGTCGCTTTATGGCATCAAGAGGAAATCTCCAATCCCTACGAAGGTTTCATGGCATTGGTGTGCCAGCAACACGAGTACAACTATCGTCTGTGGCATCAAGAAGACATTGCCCGCAGCCCCACTGCGGATGACCAACAGATCGCCACGGTCAAGCGAGCCATTGACAAGTTGAATCAGCAACGCAACGACATGATCGAAAAGCTGGACGACGCGATCACGGAACGTTTGACCGCCGCCGGGGTGACGCCTGCGAACGACGCACCCATCAACACCGAAACCTCCGGCAGCGCAATCGACCGTCTCTCGATCATGTCATTGCGACTGTACCACTATGCCGAGCAATTGGAGCGAGAAGATGCCGGCAGCGACCATGTGCAAAAGGTTCAGGATCGTATCGCACTGTGCCAGCAGCAGCACAGCGATCTTTCTCGCTCACTCCAGGACCTGATCGACGATATCTTTGCTGGCCGAAAACGCCACAAGACCTACCGTCAAATGAAGATGTACAACGACCCATCCCTGAACCCAGCGATCTACAACGCTTAG
- a CDS encoding protein kinase domain-containing protein, translating to MDAPHDEPTDEQIEALFFDALELPEDKREAFLEQKCNGQPRLRQAVDALLAADAEAGGQDFLQSAFFDAQQDAVNHADDPQRLNADELTDHSGRFEILGRHQQGGLGEVLIAYDRQLKRDVAIKQIQPRWQNHEEAKQRFIREAEVTGRLEHPGVVPVYAMGTWDDGRHYYAMRFIEGQTLKEAIQRFHQSPTKEIVTDSNEHTPAARDDVDQTLAFRQLLRCFIDVCNTISYAHDRRILHRDLKPANIMVGPYGETLVVDWGLAKLLDAGPEDSMTEAFASGRQEDDAASSHIAGTVGTPQYMSPEQARGQLDEIGIRTDVYLLGATLYQILTGQPPHPSDSIVRMLKRIAAGEFPHPSSVAADVPPALAAICTKAMATDSINRYRQADALALDVERWLADEPVSVYRESPGRRIARWLRHHPAAAASLIVATLLLTVGSFIGAVLWNEIQIREFQSKQEQAAKELELAQQTRQRVAELKSAAARGKLLAGQELQAGRFSSALSILRGVSQSLSTNPALASEFDDLSSQANRVHKIVRFYELADHVQEQNVLSRDTKGIIAATEALEQLGVAQSNCWWDDLPVEDLTAAQADQLRWDVYQQWLILDAMLTKTIGIRLAGGGQLDGATTIIKAVGRFLRTDIGKREAAASIIVSDRIDGFRFSQATRFYRSIAKMRLGAGVRLKADRLDLPHNGADAHSLGVLCMIAALDPAFERFFRGYQGEDSLLAARDTLRRGATLRPNHYWTHLALAQIEYLLADKKSNATWRDYEDAIHSVGQCIALEPERCFALADRSSMYRAQARLIRHDASIDPALREQRVAELLQWCMQDAQSAQRQSELHPWVGWQYGLALMETGQVELAVDRFIETALHTLPLTEIDDAPLVQVDDLRGRAEASKIMAGLTKSNPQSARYHSTLAMIMLARENVDAALTAAERASSLNGTVPHAHAVRGLILLRQDKPKDAEQAFRKSLESDPDHAWAHFGLASCIESTDQLDLALNEFQTALDVALVAENRAAALLGKSRVLARMGRYQESKDAITSARQEEPACDLLTVARPLARHYQQLKKNPAGDQSVEDMRSLLQFIATFPRPTNLKFGSIEPKPGSVVAILNGDFELGSLKYWSSSGGATWLTEDGFRSSAGISSKVSHTGNASLHLTADQSETESGRGHTGQEIPIHAGRTYEVTVWGKAQAVTERAFSIQSDNEQVLLEFPSGTYDWREIQGRFQTPENFNGQTLVPTRVNIVAKGSGQLWIDDLQIRLVD from the coding sequence ATGGATGCCCCGCATGATGAGCCCACCGATGAGCAGATCGAAGCGCTGTTTTTTGATGCTTTAGAACTTCCCGAGGATAAGCGAGAGGCGTTTCTTGAGCAAAAATGCAACGGCCAGCCTAGACTGCGGCAAGCTGTTGACGCATTACTCGCCGCGGACGCGGAGGCCGGCGGACAGGATTTCTTGCAATCCGCTTTTTTTGATGCGCAACAGGACGCAGTCAACCACGCCGACGACCCGCAGCGACTCAATGCCGACGAGTTGACCGATCATAGCGGCCGGTTTGAGATACTGGGACGACACCAACAGGGCGGATTGGGCGAAGTCCTGATTGCCTACGATCGTCAGCTCAAACGCGATGTGGCGATCAAACAGATTCAACCTCGATGGCAGAATCACGAAGAAGCCAAGCAGCGTTTCATCCGAGAAGCCGAAGTGACCGGTCGGCTGGAGCACCCCGGTGTCGTTCCTGTCTACGCGATGGGAACCTGGGATGATGGTCGCCACTACTACGCGATGCGTTTCATCGAAGGCCAAACGCTCAAGGAAGCGATCCAGCGGTTTCATCAGTCGCCCACCAAAGAGATTGTGACTGACAGCAACGAGCACACGCCAGCGGCTCGTGATGATGTCGACCAGACACTCGCATTTCGACAATTGCTGCGATGTTTCATCGACGTGTGCAACACGATCAGCTACGCCCACGACAGGCGGATTCTGCATCGTGACCTCAAGCCTGCCAACATCATGGTGGGGCCATACGGCGAAACGCTCGTGGTGGATTGGGGATTGGCAAAACTGCTCGATGCCGGCCCCGAGGATTCCATGACAGAAGCGTTTGCCAGTGGCAGACAGGAGGACGATGCGGCGTCGTCGCACATTGCCGGAACCGTGGGGACGCCCCAGTACATGAGCCCTGAACAGGCACGCGGACAACTGGACGAAATCGGAATTCGTACCGATGTCTATCTGCTCGGAGCCACCCTCTATCAAATACTGACCGGTCAACCTCCCCACCCATCTGATTCCATTGTCAGGATGTTGAAACGAATTGCGGCGGGAGAATTTCCCCATCCGTCGAGCGTTGCCGCTGATGTCCCACCCGCCTTGGCCGCGATTTGCACGAAAGCGATGGCCACCGACTCGATCAATCGGTATCGACAAGCGGACGCGTTGGCGCTCGACGTCGAGAGATGGTTGGCCGACGAGCCCGTTTCGGTCTATCGAGAATCACCGGGACGCAGAATCGCGCGTTGGCTCAGGCACCACCCGGCCGCAGCCGCCAGTCTGATCGTTGCAACGCTCCTGCTGACGGTCGGGTCATTCATCGGTGCCGTCTTGTGGAATGAGATTCAAATTCGCGAGTTTCAGTCCAAACAAGAACAGGCAGCCAAAGAACTGGAACTTGCCCAGCAAACTCGACAACGCGTCGCCGAGCTAAAGTCGGCTGCCGCACGTGGAAAGTTGCTCGCCGGTCAGGAATTGCAGGCCGGACGTTTTTCGTCGGCGCTGAGCATATTGCGAGGAGTATCCCAGTCCCTGTCGACCAATCCAGCCTTGGCCAGCGAGTTTGACGATCTTTCCAGCCAAGCCAATCGGGTACACAAGATCGTTCGTTTCTATGAATTGGCCGACCACGTGCAAGAACAGAACGTGCTGAGCCGAGATACCAAAGGAATCATCGCCGCGACCGAAGCGTTGGAGCAACTCGGCGTCGCACAGTCAAATTGCTGGTGGGATGATTTACCGGTCGAGGACCTGACAGCTGCTCAGGCAGATCAATTGCGTTGGGACGTTTATCAGCAATGGTTGATTCTCGATGCAATGCTCACCAAGACGATCGGAATTCGCTTGGCAGGCGGAGGGCAACTCGACGGGGCAACCACCATCATCAAGGCCGTGGGTCGGTTTCTGAGAACGGATATCGGCAAACGCGAAGCCGCTGCATCGATCATTGTCAGCGATCGCATTGACGGGTTTCGTTTCAGTCAAGCGACTCGTTTTTACCGCTCCATCGCCAAAATGCGTTTGGGTGCCGGCGTTCGCCTCAAAGCAGACCGATTGGACTTGCCACACAACGGTGCCGATGCCCATTCGTTGGGCGTGCTTTGCATGATCGCCGCCTTGGACCCAGCGTTTGAGCGATTCTTTCGAGGCTATCAGGGCGAGGATTCATTGCTTGCCGCACGCGACACCCTGCGACGCGGCGCAACCCTTCGTCCCAATCATTACTGGACTCACCTCGCTTTGGCTCAGATCGAGTACCTCTTGGCGGACAAGAAATCGAACGCAACGTGGCGTGACTATGAGGACGCAATCCATTCCGTCGGTCAGTGCATCGCCCTGGAGCCCGAGCGATGCTTTGCCCTGGCCGACCGCTCCAGCATGTATCGTGCTCAGGCGCGTTTGATTCGCCACGATGCGTCGATCGATCCGGCACTGCGTGAACAACGCGTCGCGGAATTGCTGCAATGGTGCATGCAAGATGCCCAGTCGGCGCAGCGTCAAAGCGAACTGCATCCTTGGGTCGGCTGGCAATACGGACTTGCATTGATGGAGACCGGCCAAGTTGAGCTGGCGGTGGACCGATTCATTGAAACGGCTCTACACACCCTGCCATTGACGGAAATCGACGATGCTCCGCTCGTTCAAGTCGATGATCTTCGCGGTCGTGCCGAGGCGAGCAAGATCATGGCGGGATTGACCAAGTCGAATCCGCAGAGCGCCCGATATCACTCCACGCTCGCCATGATCATGTTGGCCAGAGAAAACGTTGACGCTGCGTTGACGGCTGCCGAGCGTGCCAGCTCCCTGAATGGGACTGTCCCCCATGCTCACGCGGTCCGTGGACTGATCCTGCTGCGACAAGACAAGCCGAAGGATGCCGAGCAAGCCTTTCGGAAATCGCTCGAATCAGATCCCGACCATGCCTGGGCTCACTTTGGACTGGCATCGTGTATCGAGTCAACGGACCAACTGGATCTCGCGTTGAACGAGTTTCAAACGGCATTGGATGTCGCATTGGTTGCCGAGAACCGCGCAGCAGCGTTGCTGGGGAAATCCCGTGTGCTGGCAAGAATGGGGCGGTATCAGGAATCCAAGGACGCGATCACGTCAGCACGTCAGGAGGAACCGGCGTGTGATCTGCTGACAGTGGCTCGTCCGCTGGCGCGTCACTACCAACAATTGAAAAAGAATCCTGCTGGCGATCAATCCGTCGAAGACATGAGGTCGCTGCTGCAGTTCATTGCGACTTTCCCACGCCCCACCAATCTCAAGTTCGGATCGATCGAACCAAAACCCGGCTCTGTCGTCGCGATCTTGAACGGTGATTTTGAACTCGGATCACTGAAGTACTGGAGTTCATCCGGCGGCGCAACGTGGTTGACCGAAGACGGATTCCGGTCCTCCGCGGGGATCAGTTCCAAAGTCTCACACACCGGCAATGCTTCACTGCATCTGACCGCGGATCAATCCGAGACCGAGTCCGGTCGAGGCCATACAGGGCAAGAGATTCCGATTCATGCCGGACGAACCTATGAAGTCACCGTGTGGGGAAAAGCACAGGCTGTCACGGAACGAGCTTTCTCGATCCAGAGCGATAACGAACAGGTTCTGCTGGAGTTTCCAAGCGGCACCTACGATTGGCGAGAGATCCAAGGACGTTTTCAAACACCAGAGAATTTCAACGGCCAGACACTCGTTCCCACTCGCGTGAATATCGTTGCCAAGGGCAGCGGCCAACTTTGGATCGACGATTTGCAGATCCGGCTCGTCGACTGA
- a CDS encoding PQQ-binding-like beta-propeller repeat protein has translation MIRFVQFRFVQFRFVQCSVLLAMIAIALPCQHHLSAQDAVNTGRFWTTKSGIRSKVLLVLIDQTDDAVKLRRQDNGQVVTMKREQLSDADLRYLDTITAKSEQMSAAEVARPDSSLTTDWPQWRGANRDGISPETGLLKQWPSGGPERVWTVSGIGEGYSTPTVVGDRVYVLGTEGDSEQLIALEQSTGERVRSMRLGSVAGGGGYRGPRSSPTVDGNQIFALGSDGTLACFSRADGELVWQKNLKTDFNGQEGDWSYAESPLVDGEKVICTPGGDRATMVALNRNTGAMIWSGSAAELPGNYSTAGYASAIKASLAGQPQYLTFLNGGVVGFSAKDGKPLWHYDSAANVTANCSTPVTQGDFVFAASGYGTGGGKARISRRGTIWAVEEAYFVTKMQNHHGGFVLVDGHLYGTNDSVLLCINWETGDIAWQDRCVGKGSIAYADGHLYVRGENGEVALVVASPDGYQEVGRFDQPDRSDKNAWPHPVIAAGKLYLHDWDRIFCYSIR, from the coding sequence ATGATTCGATTTGTACAGTTTCGATTTGTACAATTTCGATTTGTACAATGCAGCGTATTGCTGGCGATGATTGCGATCGCCTTGCCATGCCAGCACCACTTGTCCGCACAGGACGCCGTCAACACAGGCCGCTTTTGGACGACCAAATCAGGCATCCGGTCCAAGGTCCTGCTGGTCCTGATCGACCAGACGGACGACGCGGTCAAGCTGCGCCGACAAGACAACGGCCAAGTAGTGACCATGAAACGTGAGCAACTCAGTGATGCCGATCTCCGGTATCTGGACACCATCACGGCCAAGTCCGAGCAAATGTCCGCTGCGGAAGTTGCAAGACCTGATTCGAGCTTGACGACAGACTGGCCGCAATGGCGAGGTGCCAATCGAGATGGAATTTCGCCCGAGACCGGATTGCTGAAACAATGGCCATCCGGCGGCCCCGAACGAGTTTGGACCGTCAGCGGAATCGGGGAAGGCTATTCCACGCCCACCGTCGTGGGCGATCGTGTCTATGTCTTGGGCACAGAGGGTGACTCGGAACAATTGATCGCGTTGGAGCAAAGCACGGGAGAGCGAGTCCGGTCGATGAGGCTGGGCTCTGTCGCCGGTGGCGGAGGCTACAGGGGGCCGCGAAGTTCGCCCACCGTGGACGGCAACCAAATCTTTGCGCTCGGCAGCGACGGAACACTAGCGTGTTTTAGTCGGGCCGACGGCGAGCTTGTCTGGCAAAAGAACCTGAAAACGGACTTCAACGGACAAGAAGGCGACTGGTCCTACGCTGAATCCCCGCTGGTCGACGGTGAGAAAGTCATCTGCACGCCCGGTGGCGATCGAGCGACCATGGTGGCGTTGAATCGAAATACCGGTGCGATGATCTGGAGTGGTTCGGCTGCTGAGTTGCCCGGCAACTATTCGACCGCCGGCTATGCATCTGCGATCAAGGCCTCTCTCGCCGGACAACCGCAATACCTGACCTTTCTCAACGGCGGCGTCGTCGGTTTTTCGGCCAAAGACGGCAAGCCACTGTGGCACTACGATTCCGCCGCCAACGTCACGGCCAACTGCAGCACGCCGGTGACGCAAGGAGACTTTGTTTTCGCCGCGAGCGGTTACGGCACCGGCGGAGGCAAGGCCAGGATCTCTCGTCGTGGCACTATCTGGGCGGTGGAAGAAGCGTATTTTGTCACGAAGATGCAGAATCATCACGGCGGCTTTGTGCTGGTCGATGGCCATCTCTATGGAACCAACGACAGCGTCTTGCTGTGCATCAATTGGGAAACCGGCGATATCGCTTGGCAAGACAGATGCGTGGGCAAAGGCTCGATCGCCTACGCCGACGGCCACCTCTACGTGCGCGGAGAGAACGGCGAAGTGGCATTGGTCGTGGCCTCGCCGGATGGCTATCAGGAAGTCGGTCGCTTTGACCAACCGGACCGCAGCGACAAGAATGCATGGCCGCATCCCGTGATTGCAGCAGGCAAGCTCTATTTGCACGATTGGGATCGAATCTTTTGCTACAGCATCCGGTAA
- a CDS encoding DUF4339 domain-containing protein, translating into MADIERVYVRFRGRTLGPLTPDKVKDLIRRGQVTRLHELSGDGITWVTAEEFGDFFPRAAPTGFGGMMGGGAMGGGMMGGGMPQPGMAGNMPAMPGQNPMPPGQAMPQPGGAGGGSPANTQAQWFAHVKDENQGPISYDQMQLWAHAKVLKPDSLVWNSNMESWEPAKKILPELFQSLGSSSSDSDEAPETEMTRIALELSRNTTWLMVGAIALIVVATVLLIGSILPIATSAATPETIVYLKALLGFSLVGILIAAAVTMLIYTGKVKELIAEPNLPLTLFAAKALSNVWAAIGLTAIIWVVLFLVLLLSCAAMGLPLQKLLY; encoded by the coding sequence ATGGCTGATATAGAGCGTGTTTACGTACGATTTCGAGGCCGGACTCTGGGGCCTCTGACGCCCGACAAGGTCAAGGATTTGATCCGCCGAGGTCAAGTCACACGACTGCACGAGCTTTCCGGCGATGGGATCACATGGGTGACGGCTGAGGAATTCGGTGACTTCTTTCCACGCGCCGCACCGACAGGTTTCGGCGGAATGATGGGCGGTGGGGCGATGGGCGGCGGCATGATGGGTGGCGGCATGCCACAGCCCGGCATGGCGGGGAACATGCCAGCGATGCCCGGCCAGAACCCCATGCCGCCTGGACAGGCGATGCCACAGCCCGGCGGTGCCGGCGGCGGTTCGCCAGCCAACACGCAGGCGCAATGGTTTGCCCATGTCAAAGACGAGAATCAGGGTCCCATTTCGTACGATCAGATGCAGTTGTGGGCGCACGCCAAAGTGCTCAAGCCGGACTCACTGGTTTGGAATTCCAACATGGAAAGCTGGGAACCGGCGAAGAAGATTCTGCCGGAGCTTTTCCAGAGCCTTGGATCGTCCTCTTCGGATTCCGACGAGGCTCCTGAAACGGAAATGACGCGTATCGCACTGGAACTGAGCCGAAATACAACGTGGCTGATGGTCGGTGCGATCGCCTTGATCGTCGTGGCAACCGTCCTGTTGATCGGCAGCATCTTGCCAATCGCGACGTCCGCCGCCACGCCCGAAACCATTGTTTATCTTAAGGCCCTGCTTGGCTTTTCGCTCGTCGGAATCTTGATCGCCGCGGCAGTTACAATGTTGATCTACACGGGCAAAGTCAAAGAGTTGATCGCTGAACCGAACCTACCGCTCACGCTTTTTGCCGCAAAGGCGCTCAGCAACGTTTGGGCCGCAATCGGATTGACTGCGATCATCTGGGTGGTCTTGTTCCTGGTCCTGCTGCTGTCCTGTGCAGCGATGGGATTGCCGCTGCAAAAACTGCTCTATTGA